A stretch of the Metopolophium dirhodum isolate CAU chromosome 8, ASM1992520v1, whole genome shotgun sequence genome encodes the following:
- the LOC132950713 gene encoding zinc finger protein 271-like — protein MNLDETSNCLREKPLTDTCEKMYTATNLTAYNEEKPYKCDICEKKISTASNLTKHLRTHTGEKPYKCNICDQAFSQAHYLTVHTRTHNGEKPYKCNFCDKRFSTSSALTKHTRTHTGDKPYKCDICDQAFSQKTNLKKHTRTHTGEKPYECDICEKKISTASDLTKHLRTHTGEKPYKCNICDQAFSQAHYLTVHTRTHNREKPYKCNLCDKRFSTSSALTKHTRTHTGDKPYKCDICDQAFSQKTNLKKHTRKHTGEKPYECDICDQSFSQPHTLKTHKRSHTGEIAYKCEICDRAFSQAYNLRRHTMTHTGEKPYKCDICDKGFCTSLDLTRHTMTHTGETPYRCDICDKGFCTSLELTRHTRIHTGVKPYKCDICDQSFSQAHHLTGHTRTHTGEKPYKCDICDQAFSQKTNLNTHKRTHTGIEPYKYVICDLAFSKASN, from the coding sequence atgaaTTTGGACGAGACATCTAACTGCTTAAGGGAAAAACCACTGACTGATACCTGTGAGAAAATGTATACAGCAACCAATTTAACGGCATATAACGAAgaaaagccgtataaatgtgatATATGTGAAAAAAAGATTTCTACAGCATCAAATTTAACAAAGCATTTAAGGACACATACCGGAgaaaagccgtataaatgtaatatatgtgATCAAGCCTTTTCTCAAGCACATTATTTAACTGTGCATACAAGGACACATAATGGAGAAAAGCCGTACAAATGTAATTTCTGTGATAAAAGGTTTTCTACATCATCAGCATTAACAAAGCATACAAGGACACATACCGGAGACAAGCCTTATAAGTGTGATATCTGTGATCAAGCTTTTTCtcagaaaacaaatttaaaaaaacatacgaGGACACATACTGGAGAAAAGCCGTATGAATGTGATATCTGTGAAAAAAAGATTTCTACAGCATCAGATTTAACAAAGCATTTAAGGACGCATACCGGAgaaaagccgtataaatgtaatatatgtgATCAAGCCTTTTCTCAAGCACATTATTTAACTGTGCATACAAGGACACATAATAGAGAAAAGCCGtacaaatgtaatttatgtGATAAAAGGTTTTCTACATCATCAGCATTAACAAAGCATACAAGGACACATACCGGAGACAAGCCTTATAAGTGTGATATCTGTGATCAAGCTTTTTCtcagaaaacaaatttaaaaaaacatacgaGGAAACATACTGGAGAAAAGCCGTATGAATGTGATATCTGTGATCAAAGTTTTTCCCAACCACATACTTTAAAAACCCATAAAAGGTCACATACCGGTGAAATTGCGTATAAATGTGAAATCTGTGATCGTGCCTTTTCTCAAGCATATAATTTAAGAAGGCATACAATGACACATACCGGAGAAAAACCTTATAAATGTGATATCTGTGATAAGGGGTTTTGTACATCATTAGATTTAACAAGGCATACAATGACACATACCGGAGAAACGCCATATAGATGTGATATCTGTGATAAGGGGTTTTGTACATCATTAGAATTAACAAGGCATACAAGGATACATACCGGTGTTaagccgtataaatgtgatATATGTGATCAATCTTTTTCTCAAGCACATCATTTAACGGGGCATACAAGGACACATACCGGAGAAAAGCCTTATAAATGTGATATCTGTGATCAAGCTTTTTCtcagaaaacaaatttaaatactcataaaagGACACATACCGGTATAGAGCCGTATAAATATGTTATCTGTGATTTAGCGTTTTCTAAagcatcaaattaa